The Thermodesulfobacteriota bacterium DNA segment AGGAGGAGGAGAAGAAAAAGGCCCAGGAGAAGCGGCCGCGGCTGTCCCGGGCCGAGCGCGTCGAGATCAAGGAGAGGATGCAGCTTGTCCTCCTCAAACGAGCAGCGCCGGTGCCAGCGGTTTTTGACCTGGTCTGGAGCCTTGGTGACCAGACCGTCTATTTCGGCTCCTCCAACCAGAAGATCCGGGGCATCTTCGAGTCCCTGTTCGCCGAGACCTTTGGCCTCTCCCTGCTGCTCCAGATCCCCTTTCTGGTGGCCGGCCAGATGCTGCCTCCCGAGGAGGCGGCAGCCCTGGACGCCCTGTCGCCCTGCCTCTTCGTCTGAGTCCCCGCGGAATCTTCTCCCATGGATCTTGTCGAGTTCATCCAGGACAAGCGTTTTCTCGGCCAGGAGTTTCTGACCTGGCTCTGGTTCAAGAGCGAGGAGCGGGGTGG contains these protein-coding regions:
- the rdgC gene encoding recombination-associated protein RdgC; the protein is MGFLANSLSLVRYQVEGDLPDGFWDFAGQRLTQFAFRDIDDAYDERSVGWVSIHNMFDAGFAGTSFAVADYLVASLRIDERRVAPAVLKKFCQKEEEKKKAQEKRPRLSRAERVEIKERMQLVLLKRAAPVPAVFDLVWSLGDQTVYFGSSNQKIRGIFESLFAETFGLSLLLQIPFLVAGQMLPPEEAAALDALSPCLFV